The Thiorhodovibrio litoralis genome includes a window with the following:
- a CDS encoding lysophospholipid acyltransferase family protein has protein sequence MKHPRNWPSWLLVWSINGLGRLPLPLLFALGQFIGAIAYPLMGARRQVALTNVRCCFPELGHAEHKRIVRAHLSYLAAAALCQGICWSASRERLRRLVRIQGRERIDALCAAGRPVIVLVPHFIGLELGGAAFTALVHPGMYMYQRIRNPVVDWQVKRGRTRYGGIPVERGDDLRGLVRELKRGTPFFYLPDQDAGKRRGVFAPFCGQPASTVATLGRIARLADAEVIPLFARFLPRGRGLELRFAPPIEGLGGRDPAADATLMNQVIEAEIHRMPEQYFWVHRRFKTRPPGATPLYPVKARRRRKR, from the coding sequence TTGAAGCATCCGCGCAACTGGCCATCCTGGTTGCTGGTGTGGTCGATCAACGGGCTCGGCCGTCTGCCCCTGCCGCTTTTATTCGCGCTCGGCCAGTTCATCGGGGCTATAGCCTACCCGCTGATGGGCGCGCGCCGGCAGGTCGCGCTGACCAATGTGCGCTGCTGCTTTCCTGAGCTCGGTCACGCTGAGCACAAGCGCATTGTGCGCGCCCATCTGAGTTATCTTGCGGCCGCGGCCCTGTGTCAGGGCATCTGCTGGTCGGCCTCGCGGGAACGCCTGCGCCGCCTGGTCCGTATCCAGGGTCGCGAGCGCATCGACGCCCTTTGCGCGGCCGGGCGGCCGGTCATCGTGCTGGTGCCGCACTTCATCGGGCTGGAGCTTGGTGGGGCCGCCTTTACCGCGCTGGTGCATCCCGGCATGTACATGTACCAGCGCATTCGCAACCCGGTGGTCGACTGGCAGGTCAAGCGCGGGCGCACGCGTTATGGCGGCATCCCGGTCGAGCGTGGCGATGATCTGCGCGGCCTGGTGCGCGAGCTCAAGCGCGGCACGCCCTTTTTCTACCTGCCAGATCAGGACGCCGGCAAGCGCCGTGGCGTCTTCGCGCCCTTCTGTGGCCAGCCGGCGTCCACCGTGGCCACGCTCGGGCGCATCGCGCGTCTCGCCGATGCCGAGGTCATCCCGCTGTTCGCGCGCTTTCTGCCGCGCGGCCGGGGTCTTGAGCTGCGATTCGCGCCGCCGATTGAGGGGCTGGGTGGGCGCGACCCGGCCGCCGACGCCACGCTGATGAATCAGGTGATCGAGGCGGAAATCCACCGCATGCCGGAACAGTATTTCTGGGTTCACCGCCGCTTCAAGACCCGCCCACCGGGGGCGACTCCGCTCTATCCCGTCAAAGCCCGGCGGCGTCGCAAGCGATGA
- a CDS encoding lysylphosphatidylglycerol synthase domain-containing protein has protein sequence MTRRGAFSAGGQAAAATVLETLQNAGQSAGQNAGENTGQPPLRLKRPREWLLGGLLLCGLIALVQAWIGWPQLLAPWLEFPPLLLAGLLGLSAGSYLARAARVQLYFAPLMAGVFPTTLRLSVLHTTANVLLPMRLGELVFPWLMRRYFGQGLLGAGVSLVWIRLLDLHFLGLIGWLILWLRAPSPLWLLAMLLWLGLLLLVVPLARRAARLPQAGPRWQRTLAFLAAAAPQQNTRLAGLYAWTALCWAAKFIAFAMVLGHFLPIDFWQLLAGVMGAELSSVLPFHGIGGSGSYELATMAALVPLGVTAKDALAGAVNLHLFMLGVCILFGLLALALPIRAPQTGESCYPQR, from the coding sequence ATGACGCGACGCGGCGCTTTTTCAGCTGGTGGTCAAGCAGCGGCCGCCACTGTGCTGGAGACTTTGCAGAACGCTGGGCAGAGCGCTGGGCAGAACGCTGGAGAAAACACTGGGCAGCCGCCACTGCGGCTCAAGCGTCCGCGCGAATGGCTGCTCGGCGGCTTGCTGCTGTGTGGGCTCATCGCGCTGGTGCAAGCTTGGATCGGCTGGCCGCAACTGCTCGCGCCCTGGTTGGAATTCCCGCCGTTGCTGCTGGCCGGATTGCTGGGCCTGAGCGCCGGCAGCTACCTAGCCCGCGCGGCGCGGGTGCAGCTCTATTTCGCCCCGCTGATGGCAGGCGTTTTCCCGACCACCCTGCGTCTGTCGGTGCTGCACACCACCGCCAATGTGCTCCTGCCGATGCGTCTGGGCGAACTGGTCTTCCCCTGGCTGATGCGCCGCTACTTCGGCCAGGGCCTGCTCGGTGCCGGCGTGTCCCTGGTGTGGATTCGCCTGCTCGACCTGCATTTTCTCGGTCTTATCGGCTGGCTAATCCTGTGGCTGCGCGCGCCTTCGCCGCTGTGGCTGCTCGCCATGCTGCTCTGGCTCGGGCTCTTGCTGCTAGTCGTGCCGCTCGCCCGACGGGCCGCTCGGCTGCCCCAAGCCGGCCCCCGCTGGCAGCGCACCCTGGCGTTTCTGGCCGCGGCCGCTCCGCAACAAAACACCCGCCTGGCCGGCCTCTATGCCTGGACCGCCCTGTGCTGGGCGGCAAAGTTTATCGCCTTCGCCATGGTGCTCGGCCACTTCCTGCCCATCGACTTCTGGCAACTCCTCGCTGGCGTCATGGGCGCCGAACTGTCCTCCGTCCTTCCCTTCCACGGCATCGGCGGCTCCGGCTCCTACGAGCTAGCCACAATGGCCGCCCTGGTGCCCCTCGGAGTAACTGCCAAAGACGCCCTCGCCGGTGCCGTCAACCTGCACCTGTTCATGCTCGGCGTCTGCATCCTGTTTGGCCTGCTTGCTCTGGCATTGCCAATACGCGCTCCCCAGACCGGCGAAAGCTGCTACCCCCAACGCTGA
- the gorA gene encoding glutathione-disulfide reductase, producing MEQHFDLIAIGGGSGGLAVAERAAQHGKKVALVEPGKLGGTCVNQGCVPKKLMWYAANLAEEVRHAAEMGVEGSSGKIDWDRLTAGRDKVISNINSYWDGYAKEQGITVIDGYATFVDNRHIRVGETTYSADHIAIATGSQPMVPPVPGKELGITSDGFFKLKQQPKKVCIIGAGYIGIEFAGMLAAMGSDVTVVALESRVLEVFDPIISETLAHNMELAGIKSHLPFAVASLEQQGDSLAIRSRDDQVLDGFNTIIWAIGRTPNTRDLNLEAVGIELEKGGIIATDKYQNTKVDGIYALGDITGRAPLTPVAIAAGRRLADRLFGGMPDRHLDYSNIPTVVFAHPPVGSVGITEAAARESSNEKITIYKTEFTPMRYALNKQGPRTAMKLVCAGPEERILGIHMIGDGVDEMLQGFAVALKMGATKADLDNTVAIHPVSAEELVTLKTPETDPA from the coding sequence ATGGAACAGCATTTCGATCTCATCGCCATCGGTGGCGGCAGCGGCGGCCTGGCCGTGGCCGAGCGCGCTGCACAGCACGGCAAAAAAGTCGCGCTGGTGGAGCCCGGCAAGCTCGGTGGCACCTGCGTTAACCAGGGCTGCGTGCCAAAAAAGCTCATGTGGTACGCCGCCAATTTGGCCGAGGAAGTGCGCCACGCTGCTGAAATGGGCGTGGAAGGGAGCAGCGGCAAGATCGACTGGGACAGGCTGACCGCCGGACGCGACAAGGTCATCAGCAACATCAACAGCTACTGGGATGGTTATGCCAAAGAGCAAGGCATCACTGTCATTGATGGTTATGCGACCTTTGTTGACAACCGCCACATTCGCGTCGGTGAGACCACCTACAGCGCCGATCACATCGCCATTGCCACCGGCAGCCAGCCCATGGTGCCGCCGGTGCCGGGCAAGGAGCTGGGCATCACCTCCGATGGCTTTTTTAAGCTGAAACAACAACCCAAAAAAGTTTGCATCATTGGTGCCGGCTATATTGGCATCGAGTTCGCCGGCATGCTCGCCGCCATGGGCTCGGACGTGACCGTAGTCGCGCTCGAAAGCCGCGTGCTGGAGGTCTTCGACCCCATCATCAGCGAAACCCTGGCGCACAACATGGAATTGGCTGGCATCAAAAGCCATCTGCCCTTCGCCGTGGCATCCCTGGAGCAACAAGGCGACAGCCTCGCCATCCGCTCACGCGATGATCAGGTGCTTGACGGCTTCAACACCATCATCTGGGCCATCGGTCGCACCCCCAACACTCGCGATCTGAATCTTGAGGCTGTGGGCATCGAACTGGAAAAAGGCGGCATCATCGCCACCGACAAGTATCAAAACACCAAGGTCGATGGCATCTATGCCCTCGGCGACATCACCGGCCGCGCACCACTCACACCCGTGGCCATCGCCGCCGGTCGCCGCCTGGCCGACCGTCTGTTCGGCGGCATGCCCGATCGGCATTTGGACTACAGCAACATTCCGACCGTGGTCTTCGCCCATCCGCCGGTTGGCAGCGTCGGCATAACTGAAGCCGCCGCCCGCGAGAGCTCGAACGAGAAGATCACCATCTACAAGACCGAATTCACGCCGATGCGCTATGCGCTCAACAAACAAGGCCCGCGCACCGCGATGAAACTGGTCTGCGCTGGTCCGGAAGAGCGCATTTTAGGCATTCACATGATTGGTGATGGTGTGGATGAGATGCTCCAGGGCTTTGCCGTGGCGCTAAAAATGGGCGCCACCAAGGCCGACCTCGACAACACTGTCGCCATCCATCCGGTCAGCGCCGAGGAGTTGGTGACGCTGAAGACACCGGAGACTGATCCCGCTTGA
- a CDS encoding glutathione peroxidase, producing MFPDHTGKPVPKVTFRTRTDHDWADVTTDEVFANKTVIVFSLPGAFTPTCSSTHVPRFNQLAPTFKKLGVDDIICMSVNDGFVMNAWKEDEQAHNLTFIPDGNGEFTEKMGLLVDKDDLGFGKRSWRYSMLVKNGVVEKMFIEPEKPGDPFEVSDADTMLAYMAPSEPKPLNITVFTRSGCPFCAKAKEALTEEGLPYEELVLNRDYTEQTLRAVTNGTMVPQVFIDGQKIGGSDDLEAWLAKR from the coding sequence ATGTTTCCCGATCACACTGGCAAGCCCGTCCCGAAAGTCACCTTCCGCACCCGTACCGATCATGACTGGGCGGATGTGACCACCGACGAGGTTTTCGCCAACAAGACCGTCATCGTCTTCTCGCTGCCGGGTGCTTTCACCCCGACCTGCTCCTCCACCCACGTGCCGCGCTTCAATCAGCTGGCGCCGACCTTCAAGAAGCTGGGTGTGGATGACATCATTTGCATGTCGGTCAACGACGGCTTCGTCATGAACGCCTGGAAGGAAGACGAGCAGGCGCACAACCTGACCTTCATCCCCGATGGTAACGGCGAGTTCACCGAAAAGATGGGCCTGTTGGTCGATAAGGACGACCTCGGCTTTGGCAAGCGCTCCTGGCGCTACTCCATGCTGGTGAAAAACGGCGTGGTCGAGAAGATGTTCATCGAGCCAGAAAAGCCGGGCGACCCCTTCGAGGTCTCAGACGCCGACACCATGCTGGCCTACATGGCTCCAAGCGAGCCCAAGCCGCTGAACATCACCGTCTTCACCCGCTCCGGTTGCCCGTTCTGCGCCAAGGCAAAAGAAGCCCTGACCGAAGAAGGTCTGCCTTACGAGGAACTGGTGCTGAATCGCGACTACACCGAGCAGACCCTGCGCGCCGTCACCAACGGCACCATGGTGCCCCAGGTGTTCATCGACGGGCAGAAGATCGGCGGCTCCGACGACCTGGAAGCCTGGCTGGCCAAGCGCTAA
- a CDS encoding phosphocholine cytidylyltransferase family protein → MFAVILAAGIGARLGQRAPKPLTTLANGQRIMDLQLQHVSRFVDRERILVVVGYKKELIMEAHPELLFVYNPLFDTTNTAVSLRLALRKTGEADVLMLNGDVVCDQAVIARLLQAEPSAMAVNRAAVGAEEVKYALDASGAIREVSKTVEAPLGEALGVNLFRAGDAAQLRAGLEQCGPDDYFERGIEYAIGAGLRLLPVDVSDLHCVEVDFPEDLSRADQGLGG, encoded by the coding sequence ATGTTTGCCGTGATCCTCGCCGCCGGCATTGGGGCGCGACTCGGTCAGCGGGCTCCGAAACCCCTGACGACGCTGGCCAACGGCCAGCGCATCATGGACCTTCAGCTGCAGCATGTCAGCCGCTTTGTCGATCGCGAACGCATTCTGGTCGTCGTCGGCTATAAAAAAGAGCTCATCATGGAGGCCCATCCGGAGCTGCTGTTCGTCTACAACCCACTTTTTGACACCACCAACACCGCTGTAAGCCTGCGCCTGGCGCTGCGCAAGACGGGCGAGGCCGACGTGCTCATGCTCAATGGTGATGTGGTCTGCGACCAGGCCGTGATCGCGCGCCTACTGCAGGCCGAGCCGTCCGCCATGGCGGTCAACCGCGCGGCGGTTGGCGCCGAAGAGGTCAAGTACGCGCTCGATGCGAGTGGCGCGATTCGCGAGGTCTCCAAGACGGTTGAGGCCCCGCTCGGCGAGGCGCTGGGCGTCAATCTATTCCGCGCCGGCGATGCAGCACAGCTGCGTGCCGGGCTTGAACAATGCGGGCCGGATGACTATTTCGAGCGCGGTATCGAGTATGCCATCGGCGCCGGTCTGCGCCTGTTGCCGGTTGATGTGAGCGATCTGCACTGTGTCGAGGTCGACTTTCCCGAGGATTTGAGTCGCGCCGATCAGGGTCTGGGTGGCTGA
- a CDS encoding cytidylyltransferase domain-containing protein: MVKAIPENKIDALPESPQAPEAKREKVVAIIQARMTSTRLPGKVMRELCGTPVIGWMVRRVAACPLVDEVVVATTTNATDDPVAEAAARYGAFVFRGSEANVLLRYCQAAAKREAQVIIRITADCPLYDPQLLTQMLERWHFLRGAGEPLDYMSNMWGGLTWPRGLDTTIFTRAVLDIICVKSDRPYQLEHVTPYIYQHPQEFRLRPFRGDQDLSHHRWTLDTEDDWVLIEAIYQALGDESRIFSTDEVLDFLARHPKLSRLNAHIQQKTLGD; the protein is encoded by the coding sequence ATGGTTAAAGCTATTCCCGAAAACAAGATTGATGCGCTGCCCGAGTCGCCACAAGCGCCCGAGGCAAAACGCGAGAAGGTCGTGGCGATTATTCAGGCGCGCATGACCTCAACCCGGCTGCCGGGCAAGGTGATGCGGGAGCTATGCGGCACGCCGGTCATCGGTTGGATGGTGCGTCGGGTTGCTGCCTGCCCGCTGGTCGACGAGGTGGTGGTGGCCACCACCACCAACGCCACCGATGACCCGGTCGCGGAAGCCGCCGCGCGTTATGGTGCTTTTGTGTTTCGTGGCAGCGAGGCCAATGTGCTCTTGCGTTACTGTCAGGCGGCGGCCAAGCGCGAGGCGCAGGTCATTATTCGCATTACCGCCGACTGTCCGCTCTATGACCCGCAGCTGCTCACCCAAATGCTCGAGCGCTGGCACTTTTTGCGCGGCGCCGGCGAGCCGCTTGATTACATGAGCAACATGTGGGGTGGGCTGACCTGGCCGCGCGGTCTGGACACCACCATCTTCACCCGCGCGGTGCTTGACATCATCTGCGTAAAATCCGACCGCCCCTATCAGCTCGAGCATGTCACGCCCTACATTTATCAGCATCCGCAAGAGTTCCGCCTGCGCCCCTTCCGTGGCGACCAGGACCTGTCGCACCACCGCTGGACTCTGGATACCGAAGACGATTGGGTGCTGATCGAGGCCATCTATCAGGCGCTGGGCGACGAGTCGCGCATTTTCTCGACCGATGAAGTGCTCGACTTTCTGGCCAGACACCCGAAGCTGTCGCGCCTTAACGCCCATATACAGCAGAAGACCCTGGGCGATTGA
- the pseG gene encoding UDP-2,4-diacetamido-2,4,6-trideoxy-beta-L-altropyranose hydrolase translates to MRVAIRCDAAPAIGAGHWMRCLALARALVRDGAEVVFLCLDHAGDFKPVMQAAGLPIHWLTAAAADALPAVGDPVDAADDAQACAAALAAQPLDWLIVDHYQLGAEWQAQLRKCARRLLVIDDWPEKSHDCDLLLNLNLPLQPQAYRPLVPAHCRLLLGPEYALLGQDFLRHSPRARDGRVRRVLITFGGSDPPGAGLLCIAALAQLARAGALDGIERLILVAGPGNRHWRELRAAAQEVPRLRVVRQVRAMAAQLQAADLVIGAAGGSLWERGWLGVPALVLALVPHQRPVAEDLAARDAIDYLGSVEQLDAKQLAARIAAALQAPGRLREIARNACKLIGQAAFIRAPRAFLEAA, encoded by the coding sequence ATGCGGGTGGCGATCCGTTGCGACGCCGCGCCTGCGATCGGCGCCGGTCACTGGATGCGCTGTCTGGCCTTGGCGCGCGCGCTGGTGCGCGATGGCGCCGAGGTCGTTTTTCTGTGTCTTGACCATGCCGGTGACTTCAAGCCAGTTATGCAGGCGGCCGGGCTGCCGATACACTGGTTAACGGCGGCCGCTGCTGATGCGCTTCCTGCTGTCGGAGACCCTGTGGACGCAGCTGATGACGCGCAAGCCTGCGCCGCGGCGCTGGCCGCGCAGCCGCTCGACTGGCTGATTGTCGATCATTATCAGCTAGGTGCCGAGTGGCAGGCGCAGTTGCGCAAGTGCGCGCGCCGGCTGCTGGTAATCGATGACTGGCCAGAAAAATCGCACGACTGTGATCTGCTGTTGAATCTGAATCTGCCACTGCAACCTCAAGCCTATCGGCCGCTGGTGCCGGCGCATTGCCGGCTGCTGCTGGGGCCGGAATATGCGCTGCTCGGCCAGGACTTTCTGCGCCACAGCCCGCGTGCGCGCGACGGGCGCGTGCGCCGGGTGCTGATCACCTTCGGCGGCAGCGACCCGCCAGGTGCCGGCTTGCTCTGCATCGCGGCACTGGCGCAGCTGGCGCGAGCAGGCGCGCTCGACGGCATCGAACGCCTGATACTGGTCGCCGGCCCCGGCAATCGGCACTGGCGCGAGCTGCGCGCAGCGGCTCAGGAGGTGCCGCGCCTGCGTGTGGTGCGCCAAGTGCGGGCCATGGCAGCGCAACTGCAAGCGGCTGATCTGGTTATCGGCGCCGCCGGCGGTAGCCTATGGGAGCGCGGCTGGCTTGGCGTGCCGGCGCTGGTGCTGGCGCTGGTGCCGCATCAGCGCCCGGTCGCCGAGGATCTGGCCGCGCGCGATGCCATCGACTACCTCGGGTCAGTCGAACAGCTCGACGCCAAGCAACTGGCCGCGCGCATCGCCGCCGCGCTGCAAGCACCGGGCCGACTGCGGGAAATCGCGCGCAATGCCTGCAAGCTGATCGGTCAAGCCGCATTCATCCGCGCCCCGCGCGCATTCCTGGAGGCCGCCTGA
- a CDS encoding ATP-grasp domain-containing protein, with protein MNVLLLSCGAKVPLVRAWREATAECGGRLTAVDCARDAAALFDADQAFLLPHCNQPDWAPTLLELCERQRIAVLVPTADVELAPVAALTPALADIGTQALVSPASALALCADKMHFAEFCLQHGFPIPPLVESAWESTEGLETASSGRITIQAPTGLGAPEHLGASALAADESSACPPTASRPVFVRPRLGRQPDCTGLVRTRARLAAMRADCPELLVQQAMDAPEYSVDALLDWDGTPLQAVARQRLRIRGGEACTSRVESVPALTELALALSQALGLIGHVMMQAFWTPEEGAHVIEVNARFGGASSLSIAAGLDSPRRLLALLAGDTAARRPRPVHAGLTLLRHGIDRLVDDAQLAAWPRAGDQKSSQSSHDG; from the coding sequence ATGAATGTGCTGCTGCTCAGCTGCGGCGCCAAAGTGCCCTTGGTGCGTGCTTGGCGCGAGGCGACCGCCGAGTGCGGTGGCCGCCTGACCGCAGTCGACTGCGCCCGAGATGCCGCCGCCCTGTTCGATGCCGATCAGGCATTCCTGCTGCCGCACTGCAACCAACCTGACTGGGCGCCAACTCTTCTCGAGCTATGCGAGCGCCAACGCATCGCCGTGCTGGTGCCGACAGCCGATGTCGAACTGGCGCCCGTGGCAGCCTTGACACCGGCTCTGGCCGATATCGGCACCCAGGCGCTGGTCAGCCCGGCCTCCGCGCTCGCCCTGTGCGCCGATAAAATGCACTTCGCCGAATTCTGCCTGCAGCACGGGTTTCCAATTCCCCCGCTGGTTGAGTCAGCCTGGGAGTCAACCGAGGGGCTTGAAACGGCGTCATCCGGCAGGATCACCATCCAGGCACCCACGGGGTTGGGCGCGCCGGAGCACCTGGGAGCCAGTGCTCTGGCCGCCGATGAGTCCAGTGCATGCCCGCCGACAGCGTCGCGCCCGGTCTTCGTGCGCCCGCGCCTCGGTCGCCAGCCCGACTGCACCGGCTTGGTCCGCACCAGAGCCCGGCTCGCCGCCATGCGCGCGGACTGCCCCGAGCTGCTGGTGCAGCAAGCCATGGACGCGCCCGAGTATTCCGTCGATGCCCTGCTCGACTGGGACGGCACGCCGCTTCAGGCTGTTGCCCGTCAGCGGCTGCGCATTCGCGGCGGCGAGGCCTGCACCAGCCGGGTCGAGTCGGTCCCTGCGCTGACCGAGCTCGCGCTGGCGCTCAGCCAGGCACTTGGTCTCATCGGTCATGTCATGATGCAGGCGTTCTGGACGCCGGAGGAGGGCGCCCATGTCATCGAGGTCAACGCGCGCTTCGGCGGCGCCTCCAGCCTGTCGATCGCTGCCGGGCTCGACTCCCCGCGCCGCCTGCTTGCCCTGCTGGCCGGTGACACCGCCGCCCGCCGCCCGCGCCCAGTGCACGCCGGCCTGACCCTGCTGCGCCATGGCATCGACCGACTGGTTGACGACGCGCAGCTCGCCGCCTGGCCGCGCGCCGGGGACCAGAAATCCAGCCAGTCATCCCATGACGGATAA
- the pseI gene encoding pseudaminic acid synthase — MTDNAFRIGDLHFGRDQPPRIIAELSGNHGGSLDTALALIEAAARAGADAIKLQTYKPETMTLDHDGPGFVIDDPNSLWRGERLFDLYLRAATPWDWHPALFARAREQGLVAFSSPFDASAVEFLETLATPCYKIASFENLDQPLLARVAATGKPVILSTGMATAEELDESIACLRAHGCRSLLLLHCISAYPAPLEQANLRSIPALAARHGVPVGLSDHSLGQTAAIAATALGAVAIEKHLCLERVGGAVDAAFSLEPEELKALVTNTRATQAALGSGEIGCAPAEQASLTHRRSIYLVADLPAGTILASEHLQIIRPGLGLPPKAYPQVIGRRLACNLARGTPLRWEHFVED, encoded by the coding sequence ATGACGGATAACGCCTTTCGCATCGGCGACCTGCACTTTGGCCGCGACCAGCCGCCGCGCATCATCGCCGAGCTGTCCGGCAACCACGGCGGCTCGCTCGACACCGCCCTGGCGCTGATCGAGGCCGCCGCGCGCGCTGGGGCCGACGCCATCAAGCTACAGACCTACAAGCCCGAGACCATGACGCTGGATCACGACGGCCCCGGCTTCGTGATCGACGACCCAAACAGCCTGTGGCGCGGCGAGCGGCTGTTCGACCTCTACCTGCGCGCGGCCACCCCCTGGGACTGGCATCCGGCGCTGTTCGCGCGCGCGCGCGAGCAGGGCCTGGTCGCCTTCAGCTCGCCCTTCGACGCCAGCGCGGTGGAGTTTCTCGAAACCCTCGCCACCCCCTGCTACAAGATCGCGTCCTTCGAGAATCTCGACCAGCCGCTCCTCGCGCGCGTCGCCGCTACCGGCAAGCCGGTCATCCTCTCCACCGGCATGGCCACCGCAGAGGAACTCGACGAGTCCATCGCCTGTCTGCGCGCGCACGGCTGCCGCTCGCTGCTGCTGTTGCACTGCATCAGCGCCTACCCCGCGCCGCTCGAGCAGGCCAACCTGCGCTCCATTCCCGCCCTCGCGGCTCGCCACGGCGTCCCAGTCGGCCTGTCCGACCACAGCCTCGGACAGACCGCCGCCATCGCCGCCACCGCCCTGGGCGCGGTCGCCATCGAAAAGCACCTATGTCTTGAGCGCGTTGGAGGCGCAGTAGATGCTGCCTTCTCACTCGAACCCGAAGAGCTCAAGGCGCTGGTCACCAACACCCGCGCCACCCAAGCCGCGCTCGGCAGCGGCGAAATCGGCTGCGCGCCAGCCGAACAGGCATCCCTCACCCATCGCCGCTCCATCTACCTGGTCGCCGACCTACCCGCCGGCACCATCCTGGCCTCCGAGCATCTGCAAATCATTCGCCCCGGCCTGGGACTGCCGCCAAAAGCCTACCCGCAAGTGATCGGGCGCAGGCTGGCCTGCAATCTCGCGCGCGGCACACCCTTGCGCTGGGAGCATTTTGTGGAAGACTGA
- a CDS encoding PilZ domain-containing protein, translating into MVARAITDELIEGIKTLDPEQKKKLLAIVKQWQLGQQRRYERFEQESADVGVACNDRVCLGQAKDISASGIFITVDHNFSPSDIVDLVFSIPGGERPFKLKGRVVRIAQDGIAFEFVNVTPSIARTLDSTLRTTKAPDSIATKVSLAPANRLTQSALQR; encoded by the coding sequence ATGGTAGCCCGTGCGATAACTGATGAACTGATCGAAGGGATTAAGACCCTCGATCCTGAGCAGAAGAAGAAATTGCTGGCAATCGTGAAACAATGGCAACTTGGGCAACAGCGTCGCTACGAGCGCTTTGAGCAAGAATCTGCCGATGTGGGCGTTGCATGCAATGACCGAGTCTGTCTAGGTCAGGCCAAGGATATCAGCGCAAGCGGCATTTTCATCACGGTCGATCACAATTTTTCCCCGTCCGATATCGTCGATCTTGTCTTTTCCATACCAGGTGGCGAGCGACCATTCAAGCTTAAAGGCCGTGTCGTTCGCATCGCCCAAGATGGCATAGCCTTCGAGTTCGTAAATGTGACACCTTCTATCGCTCGCACTTTGGATAGCACACTTCGCACCACTAAAGCCCCTGACTCTATTGCAACCAAAGTGTCCCTAGCCCCAGCCAACCGGCTGACACAATCTGCACTGCAGAGATGA
- a CDS encoding Gfo/Idh/MocA family protein, whose amino-acid sequence MTENRTKVYRLALIGLGRVAWLLERDPLRTKPCTHLGAWLERDDVRLVGACDTAPERRAAFAEFFPEVPLYDDYQEMLEQERPELLSICAYATERCEMVVAATEGGVRGIWCEKAMATSLEEADRMARALDASETQMIVAFTRRWSPAYATVRDWLAAGRIGALESVNVHFASNLLHTGTHAFDVLRLWCGEPTAVRAWLDDDSGLAEQSGYRFDGEDIVEDLGGLVVIEFPDRVRATVQGRDKGYFRFEFELLGSRGMIRVGNDQRELWLPGSSMRFAGFVELCQAEFPDPGPFNTWRSAAENLIAAVEGRAEPACGIQDGREALAIALAAHGSHRQGGAPVAPSEVPPVLRVPSR is encoded by the coding sequence ATGACAGAGAATCGGACCAAGGTATATCGCCTCGCGCTCATCGGTCTTGGCCGGGTGGCTTGGCTGCTGGAGCGTGACCCTTTGCGCACCAAGCCCTGCACGCATTTGGGTGCCTGGCTGGAGCGGGATGATGTGCGTCTGGTCGGTGCCTGCGACACGGCCCCGGAGCGTCGCGCGGCCTTTGCCGAGTTTTTCCCGGAGGTTCCGCTCTATGATGATTACCAGGAGATGCTGGAGCAGGAGCGGCCGGAATTACTGAGCATCTGCGCCTATGCCACCGAGCGCTGCGAGATGGTGGTGGCTGCGACCGAGGGGGGCGTGCGCGGCATCTGGTGCGAGAAGGCGATGGCCACTTCGCTGGAGGAGGCCGACCGGATGGCGCGTGCCTTGGATGCATCCGAGACCCAGATGATCGTTGCCTTCACCCGGCGTTGGTCGCCGGCCTATGCGACGGTGCGGGATTGGCTTGCCGCGGGGCGCATCGGCGCGCTTGAGTCCGTGAATGTGCATTTTGCAAGCAACCTGCTGCACACCGGCACCCATGCCTTTGACGTGCTGCGGCTGTGGTGCGGGGAGCCGACGGCGGTGCGCGCCTGGCTGGATGATGACTCCGGCCTTGCCGAGCAGAGCGGCTATCGCTTCGATGGGGAAGACATTGTCGAGGACCTCGGCGGTCTGGTGGTGATCGAGTTTCCCGACAGGGTGCGCGCCACGGTGCAGGGGCGCGACAAGGGCTATTTTCGCTTCGAGTTCGAGTTGCTTGGCAGTCGCGGCATGATCCGGGTGGGCAACGACCAGCGCGAGCTCTGGCTGCCCGGCAGCTCGATGCGTTTTGCCGGTTTTGTGGAGCTGTGCCAGGCGGAATTCCCTGACCCTGGGCCTTTCAACACCTGGCGCTCGGCGGCGGAGAATCTGATCGCTGCGGTTGAGGGCCGCGCCGAGCCCGCCTGCGGTATCCAGGACGGACGCGAGGCGCTGGCCATCGCGCTCGCCGCCCATGGCAGCCATCGCCAGGGCGGGGCGCCGGTGGCGCCGAGCGAGGTGCCACCGGTGCTGCGGGTACCAAGCCGCTGA